Within Bos indicus x Bos taurus breed Angus x Brahman F1 hybrid chromosome 2, Bos_hybrid_MaternalHap_v2.0, whole genome shotgun sequence, the genomic segment CCCCCGGGCCCTTCAGAGGCAGTGCGGAGAGAGCCAGGTCCTTAGAAAGGACTGGGGTGGGGTTGGAGGCTTCCTCAGAGAGTGACCCCCTGTAGGGAGGAAGGAAACCCCTGGATGAATAGGGGAAAATGTGTAGGCAGAAGTTCTGTTTAGGAGCTGCAGTGTGGGCTTTTTTTCCAGTGCACCCTCCCGTCCTTTCCCTCAGTCTTCACTCCTACCCCATCCCCCAGCGTCTTAAGTGTGGGCTTTCTGAGCATGCAGTGCAGACATGCTCAAGCACTGAGACCAGGAGGGACCAGCGGCCTCTGTACCCTCCATGGACACGTGTAGCAACCCCAGACCCAAGCTAGCCCCAGGGAAGGGTTAGGGCTGGGACTTTCTCCCTCTCAGGTTATCATCTGCTGATGCAAGTATGTAGTCCTAGCACTGGctgcagaggggagagagagggactcCATTAAAACACTGCTGCAGAGGCAGCCCTAGCAGCTGGGACTGACCTGGATCTGAGTGGTGGAAGGGCCATGGTGCGCTAACAGGAAATGGGTCATTGTGTTTCCGTGTGGGAAGTGCCTGCCTTTGTCCCCTGACCCTCCCCTCTGAACCCACTTCCTGCAGGTATAGGAAGAAGGCATTACAGTGGCACCCAGACAAGAACCCAGATAATAAAGAGTTTGCTGAGAAGAAGTTCAAGGAGGTGGCCGAGGCGTATGAAGTGCTGTCCGACAGTAAGGGccagggtcaggggtcagggcaGGCCAGCACCTGTCACTCCCACTTCATGCCCATCACATTGCTTCCCAAAGCCATGCTGCCACCACCCTCGTCACCTCCATGCCTCTTTCAACCTGGCAATTAAGTGCTCCTCTATCACAGGGACTCTGGAATTCTTTGTTTCAATTGAGaggagcacctactctgtgccaagcacccttttatttttcccctgaTCCCCTGTCTCAGTGTCTGTTCCCCAGGGTCTGATAGTTGCGGCATACGTCCTGATAAGGGGAAGGAAGCAAGGCAGGGAACCAAGGTATGCTGAGCCTTCTCTGAGCCAGGCCTTAGGGGGTGTAATCTCCATGAGTCTTCATAGCCATTCTTCAAGACAGGATTTATCATCCCATTTggcaggcaagaaaactgaggctgagagaaatGGGGTAACTTGCTCAAGGAATATGACTCCAGGtctttcattcattaattcaaaaaatattcacTGAGTGCTCAAGGTACCAGGCTCTTGTTGGGCAGAGGAACAATGAAGGACAAATAGGCTATGTCCTTGCCCTGATGGGTTTATCACAGTCTGGTCAGGAAAGATGGACATTAACCAAGTAAATGCAGAGACAAGGTTATTCTAAAGGAATAATAGGGTAATGTGATAGGGAATAGGGAATCACAGGCACCAACTTTTGTTAGGTAGTCACGGAAGGTCTCTTTGACATTTAGGTTAAAGCCCTGATTAATGATAACACAGTGATCATTAGTTAACATTTATGAAGCACTGAGTGTCAGGGACTGTGCTAGGCAGTTTAggtggattatctcatttaatccttgcagcTATGAGGTCGGTGCTGTTattgtgtccattttacagatgggaaggaTCCCTTGTGTGAAGGGCTGAGCTGCTGCTAAAACCATGGCCATGTTCATGTCCCCTGTTCACCCTCCTGCCCCCCAAGTGTCAGTCTCTGGACAGTCTTCAGACGGGCCTAGCCtggaatttgggggtggggggaggtggccGTCATCCtagaggaagggagaaatgatCCAGTCTCTCTTTTCAGAGCATAAGCGTGAGATCTACGACCTCTATGGCCGGGAAGGGCTGACTGGGGCAGGTAGGTGGAGCGGGGACACCCCGGGACAGAAGTGGGTCAGGGAGAAATAGGGAGGCCAGTCTTCTGCAGTGGATTCTTGCTCTCACTCCAGGCTCCTGGAGTCTCCGAGCCTCGGGTGGGGTCCCCTCACTCAGGGCAGGGTGCCTGCCCTGAGCCCTCTCCCCATGCTGCCTTTCCTCCAGGAACCGGCCCGTCTCGCGCGGAAGCTGGTAGTGGCGGACCTGGCTTCACCTTCACCTTCCGCAGCCCAGAGGAGGTCTTCCGGGAATTCTTCGGGAGTGGAGACCCTTTTGCAGAGCTCTTTGGTGAGTGGACTTGGTGGGCGTCTGACGAGCTGGACGTCTCCCTCCAGGCCCGCCCTCCATCAGCCGGGAGGCCTTAGGCAGGAGCTGAGAGGGAaacagaattccacagacagaagactTTGTGGGGGTGGATCCAAGTGAGCGCTGGGACAGAATCTCACACATGCCAGAACCCTCGTGACCTTATAGTGACACTTCAGAGACTCGCCTTACGTAAATGATAACAACAGTAATTCATTGTTAAACCTCCACAGTGACAGCCATGCAAGCAAGACTCAGAACATCATGGGACAGTGATAATGCCATTACAAACAACAATAGACGCTACCTATTTGAATGGTTAAATGAACCCTGGGAGATAGATAACTTTATCCCCACTTAgagatgagagaactgaggcaCATTCAGATAACTTGCTTAGAGTCCCACAGCAGATGGCAGAGCGTCTGCCTGACATCACACCAGGCTTATGCCTAAAACTGAAGGAGATGTTCCTTCTGCCCGCCTTCCTGTATTAACGGTGGCCGCAATTGACCAGGGAACTTTTTCATATATAACACTAAAAATGAATTTGATTTATAAATCAGTCCAAGCTGAAATGTACCCAGTTGCTTAGCAGCTTCTATTTCAAGACTAAGACTAAGCAGGGTTCAGGgtcttctttggtggtccagtgacttaagactctgtgctcccaatgcaggggactggggttcagtccctggtcagggaactagatcccacatgccataacttacacccagtgcagacaaataaatgtttaaaaaaaaaagaagggttcacacagtggggggcgggggaggatcTTTTCACCAGATGATGGTTCATCTGCTTACTCATTGCAGATGACCTGGGCCCCTTCTCAGAGCTTCAGAACCGGGGTTCCCGACACTCGGGCCCTTTCttcaccttctcttcctcctttcctgggCACTCTGGTAAGTGCCATTCTTTCCCATGCATGCAAGCGTTTGGAGTCCTGGAGCCCCTCACCTCAGCTTGTTGTTCTCCCACGCCTTCTCTCTCATGTCTCCAGAGCCCTGCCTCACAGAGGTTCTCGGCCCTTTGTGAGCACAGCCTGCCTGCCGAGTGCAGCCTCTGTCtaatgccccctcctcccccaccccccttgTCCCGATGCCAGATTTCTCCTCCTCGTCTTTCTCCTTCAGTCCTGGGGCTGGTGCTTTTCGCTCCGTCTCTACGTCCACCACCTTTGTCCAAGGACGCCGCATCACCACACGCAGGTGAGGGCTGCTTCTGGGACCATGCCAGGGCTGGAGGGTGAAGTGGCAGTGGAGGGGCTGCAGACGACTCGAGAggcagctccctgagggcagagcccAGTACGTCTTGTCCAGTGCAGTGCAGAGCCCGGACAGACTCCCGCAGGATTCAGGCCCGCCTGCCCAGTGAACCGTGCTGTCTCCCACAGGATCATGGAGAACGGGCAGGAGCGGGTAGAAGTGGAGGAGGATGGGCAGCTGAAGTCTGTCACAATCAATGGTGAGGAAGGGCCCAGCCACTGATCCCTGGCAGGAAGCCCGAGGCCCCAGAGCCCCCTCCCCAACCTACTCCTCTCTGTACTCCCCTAGGCCAGGGAGGCCAGACTGGCAGGATCGGAGATGGTGATCCAGGGAAGGGGTAGGGGGGCCGGGACACAGAATCGTGGGCTCTCAGAGTGCCCGCTAGTCACCATTGTCATGAGTTGGGATGTCTGGAGTTTGCAGAGCACATGACTAGTTTCAAAGCCCTTGCACACACACCACCATATCCCCAATATTCTTACAGGAACCAGGGGAAAGCAGGGCAGTTTGCACTCGCCCTACTTTTCATTTGCAGAGATGGAGCCTGAGCATAGCTAAACGGTCCTAACTCCTGGGCAGCCCCATGCCCGAGGCTTTGACCTACTTAGTGAAGGGTGAAGCCAGGAATGAAACTACAGGATGCAGGGTTCCTGGGGCTGACCTCTTCTTCCCACAATGCCATGCGGTACAGGATGGTCACCTTTTGGTGCCCGCTGACTCTGGGAGCTCTGTGTGCTAATAAGGGCACTTCACAAGCTGTCTTATTTAATCAC encodes:
- the DNAJB2 gene encoding dnaJ homolog subfamily B member 2 isoform X1, with product MASYYEILDVPRSASADDIKKAYRKKALQWHPDKNPDNKEFAEKKFKEVAEAYEVLSDKHKREIYDLYGREGLTGAGTGPSRAEAGSGGPGFTFTFRSPEEVFREFFGSGDPFAELFDDLGPFSELQNRGSRHSGPFFTFSSSFPGHSDFSSSSFSFSPGAGAFRSVSTSTTFVQGRRITTRRIMENGQERVEVEEDGQLKSVTINGIPDDLALGLELSRREQQQSVTSRSGATQVRQTPVSRPLDGSLSEEDEDLQLAMAYSLSEMEAAGKKPADVF
- the DNAJB2 gene encoding dnaJ homolog subfamily B member 2 isoform X2, producing the protein MASYYEILDVPRSASADDIKKAYRKKALQWHPDKNPDNKEFAEKKFKEVAEAYEVLSDKHKREIYDLYGREGLTGAGTGPSRAEAGSGGPGFTFTFRSPEEVFREFFGSGDPFAELFDFSSSSFSFSPGAGAFRSVSTSTTFVQGRRITTRRIMENGQERVEVEEDGQLKSVTINGIPDDLALGLELSRREQQQSVTSRSGATQVRQTPVSRPLDGSLSEEDEDLQLAMAYSLSEMEAAGKKPADVF